One bacterium genomic window, TATCGGTAAGGTCCATAAATCTACCAGAAGCGGTTTTGCTGATCCGATCAAGCGGAAAAACGAGTTGATTCAGGCCGGGAGTGACTTTCAGGATGGTATTAAAGCGATCGTTGTATTTTTCATTGTGGTGCCGATCATTGACCCGAAATTCCATTACCAGAGTATCGGTTCGCGCGGAAAAGAGAGCAAAAGTCAGTTCGCGATAGCGGGACCAATCAGGAGACAGTTCTTTCAGGGTCAGTCCAGGGTAAACTCCGGCATAGAGCGTCAACATGGCGACTTTGGGCGGGGCGGCTGGCCAGTCGACGGGTGCAGGAACAATGTCAAGTCGGCCATTGGCGACGCGAGTGAATAGACGCATGACGCTTGAATTGAAGTCGAGAAGAACCGGCATTTGACGGTCGCGATAGATATAGGCTCCCCCCCATTTGATCGCCGGCCAGAAGATCAGGACGATCAGCACAGGCGCCAGAATACGAACGGTGTAACGCAGCCATTTCCCCGATCGGAAATCCCAGGTGATCTGGCGGTCAAAAGTCATGGCCAGGAAAAGAAAGGCAACGGCGCCCAGCATGTCGCGGTAGAGGTCGGATAGCTCGCCATCGCGTCCGACAAACGGCTGGATGATCTCGGTAGCGCCACCGACCAGGACGGCCAGGAAAAAGGCGATGATATAATGAGAGAGGCGAAAATGGATGCGTCCCCTGGCTACTAGCTGGCTCAGCCAGAGGCATGCCAGGGCACAGAGACCGAAAACCAGCGTGTGCCCAGCGGTGAATAGTTCAAACCAGAAGCGGGTGCGTTCGGGTATCTCCAGAAATATGACCAGCGCTGCCAGAAGCAGGATGGTGAGAGTGGCGAGAAGTAGCTGTGAGTATCGTCTCATTGCACGGTCCTGGCGGAAACTGTATCCAGAATAGCACCGCCGAATTGCCCTAACAAGTTAATAGTTC contains:
- the vanZ gene encoding VanZ family protein, whose amino-acid sequence is MRRYSQLLLATLTILLLAALVIFLEIPERTRFWFELFTAGHTLVFGLCALACLWLSQLVARGRIHFRLSHYIIAFFLAVLVGGATEIIQPFVGRDGELSDLYRDMLGAVAFLFLAMTFDRQITWDFRSGKWLRYTVRILAPVLIVLIFWPAIKWGGAYIYRDRQMPVLLDFNSSVMRLFTRVANGRLDIVPAPVDWPAAPPKVAMLTLYAGVYPGLTLKELSPDWSRYRELTFALFSARTDTLVMEFRVNDRHHNEKYNDRFNTILKVTPGLNQLVFPLDRISKTASGRFMDLTDMGTIVLFAHRPTDSLSLYLSSIRLQ